Genomic window (Helianthus annuus cultivar XRQ/B chromosome 3, HanXRQr2.0-SUNRISE, whole genome shotgun sequence):
GCGATTCCATGTTGCCGTCAAGACGTTTTGTTAATAATGATTGCTTTTGACGGACATTAGATGTAAAAGGGCGTGAAAAACAAACTTTGGAGATATTTGGATATCTGGTTTCATTAAAACAGTTTACAGTGATCGTTCTACATAGCCTTGAGGCATGGATAAAGCATAAAATCTGTTAATACTTACAGTAAACATGGCTATTTTTTTTACGATTTTCCCTTTCTCTTTTATATTCTAAATTAACTATTTAACTCGTTGGAAATAAAATATTACCCAATAAACTATTTTATAAGAAAATGGGTATTATACAATACATCCTCTGTGCCATTCAGTATATAGTCCTTCAATATACTTCATTGTTAAATATTGTTATCGTGTGTAATCCATGATCATAATTAACAGAAATTGCCTGGACATATGAAGTTGCTCATGGATAATCCATAACATAGTGACCATAAACGCCATCCTAACACCAAACTTTAATATTATTGTCCCTGGCAGGCACCTATCCTCCCACCAAATCTACAAAAACACATCACCAGTCCACCCGGCAGGGGTTACAGCAAAGGTCTTGAGGATGAGATGTTGAGAAAGAGGAAAGAGTTTTACAAGCTATCTTTCATCTGCCATTAGAGAAGGTGTTTAAAGTTTTGTGGTTTTAGTATGAAATTAATTACGCTAGTGAGACAGTCGATTGTTATTCCCCTAGGCTACAAGCTTTTGTGGAACAAAACAACTATGTGTTCGTACGCAAATAACATAATCTTTAAAATAAAACAACCGCAAAGGTAAAACAAGCAAATGCATGTTAACACGTAAAGTTTACCAGAGAAAGACCTCACAAAACAAGACCAACCAGAATCAACAAAGTTCAACTAGTATTTCTACCAGACACAAAACCATACAACACTCTACATCCAAACATCACCCAGATGTACCTCCTGTTTGATGAAGCATTGCATCTATCTCATCACCTTCTTCCATTTCGAGctgcaacatataaacacaaTATATTAAACCACAAATAAATTATACAGGCAATAGACAAGGTTGGATCAATCTTGCagacagtggcggacccagaaaaaTCTTTCACGGGGTGTGGAAATTTACAAGGGTCATTTGTCTATCgctatataataattttttttgggTCCATTTTGGGTCGGGTCAAATACTTTTTTCATTTTAGTTTGAATTTCAAGCATTCAAAATTTTTTACATGTTGTTAGTTACTTTAGTAATTCAACTCTTCTTTACTAAATATTTTATCAGGATGTATATATTTTTATGGAATGAAAAGAAAACTGGGATAAAAATATACAGATTACAAAATCTtaaatcaaaatataacagataaaatatataaatatataaataagtaataaaataacaaaaagaaGTAAATGGAATAGTTTAGTGAGACCTGGGGTTTTAAataaaaagagaaagaaaagtgaCTTAGGGGCCTATATACAAATGGTAGATGCAGACAATCCATTATTTACTTGTAGAAATATataataacaaactttgtaaGTCATTTATTTGTACACCAACTTACACAATATTAGACTAACAATATATTGTGTGTGCGAGAAGAAGAGAACCTCATCAGGGGTCTGCTCGGCTCGAAGGCGACGGCCATCGAACAAGAAAGCAATAGCATTAAGCTCGACAGACTGTCGATCACAGTAAGCATTCATAAGCTTCTTCAGCTGTGTGCTCCTTTTGATCCTGAAGAACACTTCATTACCATCCTGGAATCACAACACGTGAGTTATCACTTCAAACCAATAACATATATAACTCCAGGATACAATGTCTAAacaataatactaataataagtAGAATTATACAAAACGGAAACCATAGGAACTTGAAGGCATGGGTTTAATGAAGGTATTAAACTATTAATGGTTGAAAATCTAACGAAAAAAAAAACTCTGACCTGGCTTTTGACTTTCAAATTGATGTGAGCACCTTGATCGACGGTGGCGGGCTTCTTATCTTCGTCGTTGTTGACACCTGACATACTTTCCGGCCGCTTGATTAACGATTGATTCTTCAACTCTGCCCTACACGCCTGCCTTTTCTAGTAGAAAGCGAGGGATTCGGATCGGACGGTTGGTATTTacggataataataataatacttatacGAAAAGTTCGAAATTCTATTCGAGTTCCAATATCGAATTTGTGATTTTCTATTTGTTTGGAAATTTGAATGATATAGGCATTCAAGCAACCATTCCCGACCACTTATCTCCGACTACAAATGGAATTAATTACAAAGAAtctatttaaataataaatgatcgacctagtttttttttttaagtaatgATTAAAAGAGCATTAAAGAGTGTAAACCATTATTTATTAAATGGGTGTTATGATCTTGATGTGGCGGAAAATGCTCGTTATGAGGCATTAACCATCACAGATGAtcttaaaataatatttaaatctaataaataaaagaaaaaaaaaagaataattcTAACCGGTGTAAAAAGGTTGGGGGCACCAACCACACCTTCTCACGTCTGTTATGCAGCTAACGAATTGCCTCGTAACGCCCCTTTTCATGCTCTTTGAGGCGGTGTTTCACGCCCCCTTCATGGGGCCATTACACCCGGTCTTAGAAATTGATAGACCTATTAaaatccatgtggcaaacatggGTTTCATCCAAACCCTCATTGGTCCGAACAATAGGATAAGCTTGGATCAGACAAACGGTTGATTTAAGTAGCGAAATGTTTTCTTTGAAACTTTGTTAATCTGGATGGAATGAGTCTTGCTTGGATCAGCATAGGTTCATATAGGTCTTGTGACGTATATCCAGATGAGAAATCAACATCTATAGCAATTAGCAAAAATTATATCATAATTCATCTTTTTataaaagggttattggattttatcacccccaactatggacctttggccgctgccacccccaactaacactttgacgGCCGACACTTCCAACTTGACTTTTAGTATGTTATGGCACCACATTGTTAACAGATCACTAACTTTGTTAGTGTTTGATCCTACGTGCCAAACACTGGCCTACGTGAACTATATGACATGGCGATCTAGTCCATAAAACCTtgtgtttctctctctctctctctctcatgtgATGTACAACCccaatattgccaaacacatctCCAAAAATTGCAATATTTACCGAGTTTATCTCCCAACGTAATGAAGCTTGATAATCTATGTCATAGTCTCCATGAAGAGATACAGCCTTGAAGACTACATAATTAAGGTCGCCAAAGGGTTCTTCCATGGGTGTTTTTGGGTTTGCAAGGATAATTTATGGGTTCGCCTTGTTTAAATCGTAGTCACCGGAAGAGATTGTTTGGGTTTCGGTTACAAAAATTGCGTACAAAAACCCCACCACTGGCGATAATACAAAACTCCATCAAAGGAACCACCATCGCCACCACCGATGCAGATCTGTAAGCCGGTCTCACAAACTCATCTCTAGCAACCTCCAAATCATTAATTGGCGATGACGAATCCTCGTACTCCGGCTACGATGTCAAATGCAACCAGAGACTTTGTCTTTACCGTCACGGCATATTTTTCCGGCGTTTGTTCATTGTCACTAGAGGATGGCAAAGAGACGGTGATGGCGACGAATGGTTTAGATTTGGTAGGAGAGACGTGCGACAAAATTTTATTAACTGCACTTCGCCAGAGACTAAGGGGCGGCTATGATTTGCCGGAGGCAAAGGGGCTTCTAGAGAGAAACAAACAAAAATCTGATTTTTTAGATTGAATTCGCATTGAACAAACAAAAATCTGTATGTTTGAGATATGGGAGGGAAGAAATGTGGGTTAAATTTCCAGAGAGAAACAAACAAAAATctcatttttttaataaaaaaaagaataaatcGCCATGTCATATAGCCCATGTAGGCCAGTGTTTGACAAGTAGGATCAAATACTAACAGAGTTAGTGATCTGTTAACAGAGTGGTGCCAGCACAAACTAAAAGTCAAGTTGGAGTTGTTGGGcgtcaaagtgttagttgggaGTGGCAACGGCCAAAGATAGATAGTTGAGGGTGATAAAATTCAATAAACACTTTATAAAATTCCCTTCAAACAAAAGTATTCTCTCATGTGTTATTAGTTTTTGAGAGTATTATTTAACAAATTATTCTCAAATTCTGTACTCATACTATGAAAGTAAATTTAACTTCTTTAGCATTTAGGGTACTAATACCAGACACGTCAGCAAGAACCCAACTTATCTAAAATTTTAGATAAAACCAAACTGAACTGACAATTTTGTAAGTTTTAGTGGCTGCTAaaataaatttgaaaaaaaaGATGAACAAAATTAAGGATGCAACAATTTTGTACGGATATAAAAGCATAACCATGGTGATTAAGGTAAAATGGCACATCATTTGAGTTATTAGATAGATACACAACAGTTAAACTCCAAACTAGAAaactaaaagcttaaagctcaACTTCCGTTTATATGTTCTGGAACCACAACAAATCACCACCACCTGTCTGGTGCAGCATCGCGTCAATCTCATCACCGTCCTCCATCTCCAACTGTTAACGACAATACTATAAACATGAGCACCCTCATATAGACGCACATTTGCAAAATGAACTGACGGGTCGAATAACGGGTCAAAACGAATTAGTGACTAAAAAGGTAGAACTAGGTAGTACcacatttttgtatttttttttcccAAATCAATCCAGCAATGTATTAAATACTGGTAACAATAACAACATTAAAGGGTGAGAGTTGGCTACagagtccatttttcctacaaagtgtacaaagtcataaaacaccacaatttcagccataaaacacgctcaaaacccacaaataacaaagtgaagattactaaaacgtcatatttgtgggttgtgttgtgttttggatgataaagCTTTGATTATcaaatgactaacattagtgtgttttgtgttgattatcatgttgtgttttatattcatagttctatgatggtgtgtttgaagtttttatggactgttagggtttggatattgtgttttagtgatattCACTATGTtattgtgggttttgagtgtgttttatgactgaaattgtggtgttttatgactttgtacactttgtaggaaaactGGACTTTGTAGCAGAACCCTACCCTTAAACTATATATTTTacctataaaacaaaataatttagtaCATTGCACACATTTGaatatacatataatttattaCTAGTTcgacccatttgacccgttacatGTAACATTCAACCCGAAATACCTTGTTTCCATCAACTGTAAGATTTTAAAGTATCAGACTCGTCAAAAAGGATTGATAACAAAAAATACATATACAAAAATACCAGCCCAAACGCAAAAACTAAGCATTATTCAGGATTCATATGTGTAAATGTGTGTGCAtaagggggagagagagagaaccTCATCTGGCGTCTGCTCTGCACGAAGACGGCGGCCATCAAACAAGAAAGCAATGGAGTTGATCTCAACAGACTGCCTGTCACAGTATGCATTCATCAGCTTCTTAAGCTGTGTGCTTCGTTTGATCCTAAAGAAAACTTCATTTCCATCCTGTAAAAGAATTAAAAGAACAAACACATATCAAAAGATCATCGTAGTACATCCATGTTATAAAAACAATATCATCAACTCACCTATGCATAAACCTTTTATAATGGTTGAGTAAGA
Coding sequences:
- the LOC118490692 gene encoding small ubiquitin-related modifier 1-like isoform X2, whose amino-acid sequence is MSGVNNDEDKKPATVDQGAHINLKVKSQDGNEVFFRIKRSTQLKKLMNAYCDRQSVELNAIAFLFDGRRLRAEQTPDELEMEEGDEIDAMLHQTGGTSG
- the LOC118490692 gene encoding small ubiquitin-related modifier 1-like isoform X1, yielding MSGVNNDEDKKPATVDQGAHINLKVKSQDGNEVFFRIKRSTQLKKLMNAYCDRQSVELNAIAFLFDGRRLRAEQTPDELEMEEGDEIDAMLHQTGGTSGDVWV
- the LOC118490693 gene encoding small ubiquitin-related modifier 1-like, with the protein product MSGVTNNEEDKKPAGDQGAHINLKVKGQDGNEVFFRIKRSTQLKKLMNAYCDRQSVEINSIAFLFDGRRLRAEQTPDELEMEDGDEIDAMLHQTGGGDLLWFQNI